In a genomic window of Leifsonia xyli subsp. cynodontis DSM 46306:
- a CDS encoding DUF2304 domain-containing protein translates to MSLASYLLGITSALITLAVVIEMMRRRRLRERHAIWWLVAGVLALIVGVFPSTLAWASAVVGVAVPTNLIFFVSVAILFLVCIQNSSELTRLEAQTRLLAEQSALLELRLKQLEAHDESTGS, encoded by the coding sequence ATGAGTCTCGCAAGCTACTTACTCGGTATCACGTCCGCCCTCATCACGCTCGCCGTGGTCATCGAGATGATGCGCCGGCGCCGGCTGCGCGAACGGCACGCGATCTGGTGGCTGGTCGCGGGCGTCCTGGCGCTGATCGTCGGAGTCTTCCCATCGACGCTGGCCTGGGCCTCCGCGGTCGTCGGCGTGGCGGTGCCGACGAACCTCATCTTCTTCGTGAGCGTCGCGATCCTGTTCCTGGTGTGCATTCAGAACAGCTCGGAGCTCACCCGCCTGGAAGCGCAGACCCGTCTCCTGGCGGAGCAGAGCGCCCTGCTGGAGCTGCGGCTCAAGCAGCTCGAAGCACACGACGAGTCCACCGGCTCGTGA
- a CDS encoding dTDP-4-dehydrorhamnose reductase family protein translates to MSARVLVLGATGMLGSTVTSILRRSGHDVTGTVRDLALVPAGRRDRHRLFDAFTDDPSGLLEGFSSGDYVINCIGLIKHRLRDDDAGDRYNAIKINAELPYALARAAGERNVRVIQIATDCVYSGQTGGYDETAAHDATDVYGQSKSLGEVPGDHFLNLRCSIIGPEQKSRDSLLEWVLAHEPGSTFNGYLDHRWNGVTTDVFAAIAAGIVQTGSTLSGTRHLVPADSVDKDALSRLILSAYGREDVSVLPVETGTPVDRTLTTIHPDVNATLWRDAGYDEIPTIETMVRTLASESIERDS, encoded by the coding sequence ATGTCTGCGCGAGTACTCGTTCTGGGTGCGACCGGAATGCTCGGGAGCACCGTCACCTCGATCCTCCGCAGGAGCGGCCACGATGTCACCGGAACAGTGCGGGATCTCGCTCTCGTTCCCGCCGGCCGGAGAGATCGCCACCGGCTCTTCGACGCCTTCACCGACGACCCCTCGGGGCTGCTTGAAGGATTCTCGTCCGGCGACTACGTCATCAACTGCATCGGGCTGATCAAACACCGTCTCCGCGACGATGACGCTGGGGACCGCTACAACGCCATCAAGATCAACGCTGAACTCCCCTACGCGCTCGCGCGCGCGGCCGGAGAGCGGAATGTGCGCGTCATCCAGATCGCCACCGACTGCGTCTACTCGGGCCAGACGGGCGGCTACGACGAGACGGCGGCCCACGATGCGACCGACGTCTACGGCCAGTCCAAGAGTCTGGGCGAAGTTCCCGGAGACCACTTCCTCAACCTGCGCTGCTCGATCATCGGTCCGGAGCAGAAGAGCCGCGACTCGCTCCTGGAATGGGTGCTCGCCCACGAGCCGGGATCGACCTTCAACGGCTACCTCGACCACCGGTGGAACGGCGTCACCACGGATGTCTTCGCGGCGATCGCCGCCGGCATCGTCCAGACAGGGAGCACGCTCAGCGGAACCCGCCACCTCGTGCCAGCCGACAGCGTCGACAAAGACGCCCTCTCCCGGCTGATCCTGTCCGCCTACGGCCGCGAGGACGTCTCCGTCCTGCCCGTCGAGACCGGGACCCCCGTCGACAGGACCCTCACCACCATCCACCCCGATGTCAACGCCACTCTGTGGCGTGACGCAGGCTACGACGAGATCCCGACCATCGAGACGATGGTCAGAACGCTCGCGTCCGAATCCATCGAAAGAGACTCATGA
- a CDS encoding glycosyltransferase family 2 protein, which yields MRAKPGPAVSVALCTRNGERFVRAQVESILSQDPAISELVVSDDGSTDRTLSIVEETVRGSGAAVVLRILRNNEPLGVTANFEQAIAACSGELIALSDQDDVWHAGRLAAVLPLFDHARVQLVHTDARLVGSAGEPLGGTLFGALEIASGLVAEENDGDALGVLLRRNTVTGATTVLRAGLVERARPFPDAWVHDEWLAVCAAIVGAVRCLPRTTIDYRQHGGNQIGVKRPTLGYKVSRVFEPGGARQERLGLQFAQLAARVDAFPELSEGDRDRIGQKAEFESARSRLPVNRLARLAPLRRLVRGGRYGRYASQGRLDVVRDLLRAP from the coding sequence ATGCGCGCAAAACCCGGACCAGCGGTCTCTGTCGCGCTCTGCACCCGGAATGGCGAGCGATTCGTCCGTGCGCAGGTCGAGAGCATTCTCTCCCAGGACCCCGCGATCAGTGAGCTGGTGGTCTCCGACGACGGTTCGACCGACCGCACCCTCTCGATCGTCGAGGAGACGGTGCGAGGCAGCGGCGCGGCCGTCGTGCTGCGCATCCTGCGCAACAACGAGCCCCTCGGTGTGACGGCCAACTTCGAGCAGGCGATCGCGGCGTGCAGCGGAGAGCTCATCGCGCTGAGCGACCAGGACGATGTCTGGCACGCCGGCCGGCTGGCCGCTGTGCTCCCGCTCTTCGACCATGCGCGAGTGCAGCTCGTGCATACTGACGCCCGCCTGGTCGGCTCAGCCGGGGAGCCGCTCGGCGGCACCCTCTTCGGCGCTCTGGAGATTGCCTCCGGGCTCGTGGCGGAGGAGAACGACGGGGACGCCCTCGGAGTCCTCCTCCGGCGCAACACCGTGACCGGTGCGACCACCGTTCTGCGTGCGGGTCTGGTGGAGCGTGCCCGCCCCTTCCCCGACGCCTGGGTCCACGACGAGTGGCTGGCCGTGTGCGCCGCGATCGTCGGCGCTGTCCGCTGCCTCCCGCGGACCACGATCGACTATCGTCAGCACGGCGGCAATCAGATCGGGGTGAAGCGTCCCACCCTCGGGTACAAGGTCTCGCGGGTCTTCGAACCGGGAGGGGCCCGCCAGGAGCGGCTGGGCCTCCAGTTCGCTCAGCTCGCCGCCCGCGTCGATGCGTTCCCCGAACTCTCCGAGGGCGACCGCGACCGGATCGGGCAGAAAGCGGAGTTCGAGTCCGCGCGTTCGCGCCTGCCGGTGAATCGCCTCGCCCGGCTGGCGCCGCTGCGCCGCCTGGTTCGCGGCGGCCGATACGGACGCTACGCCAGCCAGGGGCGCCTGGACGTCGTCCGGGACCTGCTTCGGGCCCCCTAG
- a CDS encoding DUF2142 domain-containing protein, which yields MIKAAEGTSALRIVRILLMPVLALLVFGAWALSSPPGSSPDDDFHQTSIWCADGVVNGTCDASSRPGHYTVPPLVANGSCYAFKPDESGACQATVAGTPTTTDRGNFDGLYPPFYYAFMHTFVTGDVNVSIVAMRLVNAIIFVALTSVLCWLLPARRRWNLVWSLAITMIPLGLFLIPSVNPSSWGLISSGLVFLAVVGYFESTGWRRTALGAVAVIAAFLGGAARSDGAVFSVLATGAAILLTMKRDRKYWLSALLALGIVLLSAALFATSHQSGSALSGGLASGGKGTADWSFWFPILGQLPVLWAGGLGAVFGLGWVDTQMPGGVWVVTIMVFAALVFAGVRIMGLRKGLVLSGAAAGLILLPFYLQVFTGTLVGNQVQPRYILPILIMFAAVALWESEDRRFDLTRTQWWVLAGGLGVAQALALHTNLRRYVTGADVLNVNLSTRVEWWWNIPVTPMWLWVLASGAFLALMALIVIEFSRVSPKAGVPRQPSALT from the coding sequence GTGATCAAGGCAGCCGAAGGCACCAGCGCACTGCGCATCGTCCGCATCCTCCTGATGCCCGTTCTCGCTCTCCTCGTCTTCGGTGCGTGGGCGCTTTCCTCGCCACCGGGTTCCAGCCCGGACGACGACTTCCACCAGACCAGCATCTGGTGCGCCGACGGCGTCGTGAACGGGACCTGTGACGCCAGCTCGCGGCCCGGCCACTACACGGTTCCGCCGCTTGTGGCCAACGGCTCGTGCTACGCCTTCAAACCCGACGAGAGCGGCGCCTGTCAGGCGACGGTCGCCGGTACCCCGACGACAACCGACCGAGGCAACTTCGATGGCCTCTACCCGCCTTTCTATTACGCGTTCATGCACACCTTCGTCACCGGGGACGTCAACGTGTCCATCGTCGCTATGCGGCTTGTGAACGCGATCATCTTCGTCGCGCTGACGAGTGTCCTGTGCTGGCTGCTGCCGGCGCGGAGACGCTGGAACCTCGTGTGGTCGCTCGCGATCACGATGATCCCGCTCGGCCTCTTCCTCATCCCTTCGGTGAACCCCAGTTCCTGGGGCCTGATCTCTAGCGGGCTGGTGTTCCTCGCCGTCGTCGGCTACTTCGAGTCGACGGGATGGCGGCGGACGGCGCTGGGTGCTGTGGCGGTCATCGCCGCTTTCCTCGGCGGCGCCGCCCGATCGGACGGCGCTGTCTTCAGCGTCCTCGCCACGGGCGCGGCCATCCTCCTCACAATGAAGCGGGACCGGAAGTACTGGCTGTCGGCGCTGCTCGCGCTCGGCATCGTGCTGCTCTCGGCGGCGTTGTTCGCGACCTCGCACCAGAGCGGAAGCGCTCTCTCCGGAGGTCTGGCCTCGGGGGGCAAGGGCACGGCGGACTGGTCGTTCTGGTTCCCCATTCTCGGTCAGCTGCCCGTGCTCTGGGCGGGCGGGCTGGGCGCCGTGTTCGGGCTGGGGTGGGTGGACACGCAGATGCCCGGTGGTGTGTGGGTGGTCACGATCATGGTGTTCGCTGCGCTCGTCTTCGCCGGTGTGCGCATCATGGGACTGCGCAAGGGGCTCGTTCTCTCGGGCGCCGCGGCGGGGTTGATCCTGCTTCCGTTCTACCTTCAGGTCTTCACCGGCACACTGGTCGGAAACCAGGTGCAGCCGCGGTACATCCTCCCCATCCTCATCATGTTCGCAGCGGTCGCTCTCTGGGAGTCGGAGGACCGCCGCTTCGATCTCACCCGGACACAATGGTGGGTCCTCGCCGGGGGTCTGGGAGTCGCTCAGGCGCTGGCTCTGCACACCAACCTCCGTCGTTATGTCACGGGGGCCGATGTTCTGAACGTCAACCTGAGTACCAGGGTGGAGTGGTGGTGGAACATCCCCGTCACACCGATGTGGCTCTGGGTTCTCGCTTCGGGCGCCTTCCTCGCTCTGATGGCGCTCATCGTCATCGAATTCTCCCGAGTGAGCCCGAAGGCGGGCGTCCCTCGGCAGCCGAGTGCGCTGACCTGA
- a CDS encoding polysaccharide biosynthesis protein — translation MTVRKIEGSIVTITGGTGSFGSTMARHLLSRDVGEIRIFSRDESKQDALRHEVNDSRMRFYIGDVRDSLSVTRAIKGSDHVFHAAALKQVPSGEFFPLEVVATNITGSGNVIRAAIEHQAKSVVCLSTDKAVYPINAMGMTKALMEKTAFAMARENLDTETVVSVTRYGNVMYSRGSVIPLFIKQLTTGQNVTVTDPEMTRFLMSLAQSVDLVEYAFTQATSGDLFVRKAPASTVAVLLEAVANVIGVPMPDVDVIGVRHGEKLYESLLGSEEMAKAEDRGGYFRVPLDTRSLDYTPYFEEGADHGAPTESYTSHNTERLDVAGVERLLLTLPEIQQFRAQLG, via the coding sequence ATGACCGTACGCAAGATCGAAGGCTCCATCGTCACCATCACCGGTGGCACCGGCTCATTCGGATCGACGATGGCGCGCCATCTGCTCAGCCGCGATGTCGGCGAGATCCGCATTTTCAGCCGTGACGAGTCCAAGCAGGACGCATTGCGCCATGAGGTCAACGATTCCCGGATGCGTTTCTACATCGGCGACGTCCGCGACTCGCTGAGTGTGACCCGCGCGATCAAAGGAAGCGACCACGTCTTCCACGCGGCGGCGCTGAAACAGGTCCCCTCCGGCGAGTTCTTCCCGCTCGAGGTCGTCGCGACCAACATCACCGGCAGCGGCAATGTCATCCGCGCCGCCATCGAGCACCAAGCGAAGTCGGTCGTCTGCCTCAGCACCGACAAGGCCGTCTACCCGATCAACGCGATGGGCATGACCAAAGCGCTCATGGAGAAGACCGCCTTCGCGATGGCCCGCGAGAACCTCGACACGGAGACCGTCGTCTCCGTGACCCGCTACGGCAATGTGATGTACTCGCGCGGTTCGGTCATCCCATTGTTCATCAAACAGCTGACGACCGGCCAGAACGTCACGGTCACCGATCCGGAGATGACGCGGTTCCTGATGTCGCTGGCGCAGTCGGTCGACCTGGTCGAGTACGCTTTCACCCAGGCGACGAGCGGAGACCTCTTCGTGCGGAAAGCGCCAGCGAGCACCGTCGCCGTCCTCCTCGAAGCGGTGGCGAACGTGATCGGCGTTCCGATGCCCGACGTGGATGTCATCGGCGTGCGCCACGGCGAGAAGCTCTACGAGTCCCTCCTCGGGTCCGAGGAGATGGCCAAGGCGGAAGACCGCGGCGGCTACTTCCGCGTGCCGCTCGACACCCGCTCGCTCGACTACACGCCGTACTTCGAGGAGGGAGCCGATCACGGCGCGCCCACCGAGTCGTACACCTCGCACAACACCGAACGCCTCGACGTCGCCGGTGTGGAGCGTCTGCTCCTCACTCTGCCGGAAATCCAGCAGTTCCGGGCACAGCTGGGATGA
- a CDS encoding glycosyltransferase family 2 protein has product MTDPLARTLIVMPALNEEGSVAEVVREVRDKLPGVACLVVDDGSTDRTAERAEAAGALVASLPYNIGVGGAMRLGFVYALKNGFDNVVQVDSDGQHDPASVPSLVAALESHDIVLGARFAGEGDYEVRGPRRWAMLFLASVLSRVAKTKLTDTTSGFRASGPKAVRIFADHYPAEYLGDTIESLVIAARSGCRIAQLPVSMRRRTTGTPSHNPLKSAIYLGRAGMALVFALLRPRSW; this is encoded by the coding sequence ATGACCGATCCGCTTGCGCGCACCCTCATCGTGATGCCCGCGCTCAATGAAGAGGGCTCCGTCGCAGAGGTCGTGAGGGAAGTGCGCGACAAGCTCCCCGGCGTCGCCTGTCTCGTCGTCGACGACGGCTCGACCGACAGGACCGCAGAGCGAGCCGAAGCCGCCGGCGCCCTGGTGGCCTCCCTCCCATACAACATCGGCGTCGGCGGCGCAATGCGCCTGGGCTTCGTCTACGCGCTCAAGAACGGCTTCGACAATGTCGTGCAAGTGGATTCGGACGGACAGCACGATCCGGCCAGCGTCCCGAGCCTCGTCGCAGCCCTGGAGTCCCATGACATCGTGCTCGGCGCACGATTCGCCGGCGAAGGGGACTACGAGGTCCGGGGTCCACGCCGCTGGGCGATGCTCTTTTTGGCCTCCGTGCTCTCCCGGGTCGCGAAGACGAAGCTGACGGACACCACCTCCGGGTTCCGTGCCAGCGGCCCGAAGGCCGTGCGGATCTTCGCCGATCACTATCCGGCCGAGTATCTCGGGGACACCATCGAATCGCTCGTGATCGCCGCGCGCTCCGGCTGCCGCATCGCTCAGCTCCCGGTCTCCATGCGACGGCGGACGACAGGGACGCCTTCGCACAATCCGCTCAAGTCGGCGATCTATCTCGGGCGCGCCGGCATGGCGCTGGTGTTCGCCCTGCTCCGCCCACGGTCGTGGTGA
- a CDS encoding glycosyltransferase, with amino-acid sequence MRILFVHEVNYLDKVIYEMHEFPELLALRGHDVSFFHYPEAPVTPSRSLKTTRRRIPGRAYPDAEIELITPPTFGGRPVERYAAPLLNLPGLRREITTGRYDVVVLYAVPTTGWQAVSIAKRAGVPVVFRALDVSHQIRTSPVSPLIRRAERHIYATADLISANNPAMAEYCVDLAGRTGPVSVDLPPVDLSHFADAKPDVRETLGLEANDKVIVYMGSFFGFSGLDIVLEKAAAHLRENPRLKLLYIGGGELDGELRRRTVELGLPSQVIFTGVIPYADLPGYLAAGDVAINPFRPQLLTDVALPHKVLQYMAAGVPAVSTSLRGLRGVVGDTAGVTWAEGPADVVERAISVAALPAEERAAIGARQREFVMTAFSKESAAIGFERTLESVR; translated from the coding sequence GTGCGCATACTGTTCGTCCATGAAGTGAACTATCTCGACAAGGTGATCTACGAGATGCACGAGTTTCCGGAGCTTCTCGCGCTCCGAGGGCACGATGTCTCGTTCTTCCACTATCCGGAGGCGCCGGTGACACCGAGCCGATCCCTGAAGACGACACGGCGGCGCATCCCCGGCCGCGCCTATCCCGACGCCGAGATCGAGCTGATCACCCCGCCGACCTTCGGCGGCCGCCCCGTCGAGCGCTACGCGGCCCCCCTCCTGAACCTGCCGGGCCTCCGCCGGGAGATCACAACCGGCCGCTACGATGTCGTCGTCCTCTACGCTGTCCCGACGACCGGTTGGCAGGCCGTCAGCATCGCCAAACGGGCCGGAGTCCCCGTCGTTTTCCGCGCCCTGGACGTCTCCCACCAGATCCGCACCTCCCCGGTCAGTCCGCTGATCCGCCGGGCCGAACGGCACATCTATGCGACCGCCGACCTGATCTCCGCGAACAATCCCGCGATGGCCGAGTACTGCGTGGACCTCGCCGGCCGGACCGGGCCCGTCTCCGTGGACCTGCCACCCGTCGACCTGAGCCACTTCGCCGACGCGAAGCCCGACGTCCGGGAAACGCTCGGACTCGAGGCGAACGACAAGGTCATCGTGTACATGGGAAGCTTCTTCGGGTTCTCCGGCCTGGACATCGTGCTCGAGAAAGCCGCGGCGCACCTTCGTGAGAATCCGAGGCTGAAGCTCCTCTATATCGGAGGGGGTGAGCTCGACGGCGAATTGCGCCGGCGCACAGTCGAGCTGGGCCTTCCGTCACAGGTCATCTTCACCGGTGTCATCCCCTACGCCGACCTGCCCGGCTATCTCGCAGCGGGCGACGTCGCCATCAACCCCTTCCGGCCACAGCTGCTCACCGATGTCGCGCTTCCGCACAAGGTGCTGCAATACATGGCGGCCGGAGTTCCCGCCGTCTCCACCTCGCTGCGGGGATTGCGCGGCGTCGTCGGGGACACGGCCGGCGTCACCTGGGCGGAGGGACCGGCCGATGTCGTCGAACGTGCGATCTCCGTCGCCGCCCTCCCCGCCGAGGAGCGGGCCGCGATCGGAGCGAGGCAGCGCGAGTTCGTGATGACCGCCTTCTCCAAGGAGTCCGCGGCGATCGGCTTCGAGAGGACACTGGAATCGGTGCGGTAG
- a CDS encoding dienelactone hydrolase family protein → MRQAIAAGESVSGDIVDRLVLPLVQAAVPEWRAVLDALLERPELRGPVGYSGGLISIGVQLAAVEPRISAATLFAGSFVPRSIVEVARRVTIPLYVLLQWDDEGNDRRTALDLFDAFGSREKTLNANMGGHRGVPSHAGEEATRFFSRHLNAPAG, encoded by the coding sequence ATGCGTCAAGCGATCGCGGCCGGCGAATCGGTTTCCGGCGACATCGTCGATCGGCTGGTTCTCCCGCTCGTCCAGGCGGCAGTGCCCGAGTGGCGGGCCGTCCTGGACGCACTGCTCGAACGGCCAGAGCTCCGGGGTCCCGTCGGCTACTCGGGCGGCCTGATCTCGATCGGCGTCCAGCTGGCGGCGGTTGAGCCCCGCATCTCGGCCGCGACGCTCTTCGCGGGGAGCTTCGTGCCCCGGTCCATCGTGGAGGTGGCTCGGCGGGTCACGATTCCGCTGTACGTCCTCTTGCAGTGGGACGATGAGGGAAACGACCGGCGAACGGCTCTCGACCTCTTCGACGCGTTCGGTTCGCGGGAGAAGACGCTGAACGCGAACATGGGCGGTCACAGGGGCGTTCCGTCCCACGCGGGCGAGGAGGCCACCCGGTTCTTCTCCCGGCACCTGAACGCCCCTGCGGGCTGA
- the wecB gene encoding non-hydrolyzing UDP-N-acetylglucosamine 2-epimerase, whose protein sequence is MTAPKVLTVVGTRPEIIRLSRIIPKLDERVDHILVHTGQNHDRQLNDVFFEDLGIRQPDHYLNVDTSSLGAVMAETIRKSETIFAEVEPDAVLILGDTNSAIAALVAKRMHIPTYHMEAGNRSFDENVPEETNRRMVDHVADFNLAYTEHARRNLLAEGLHPRRILVTGSPMKEVIDHYLPRIEGSDTLERLGVAPGEFFLVSAHRQENVDSPERLRELLDALAAVRERWGLPVLVSTHPRTRNRLEALPYFQALDGVHFHPPFGFFDYCQLQRSARCVLSDSGTISEESAILDFPAITIRDSMERPEALDAGAIVMSGLKADEVIAAIEEVTEESDIAREVPAEYLVGNSSQRVIRFLLSTMGRHHEWAGIRR, encoded by the coding sequence ATGACGGCCCCGAAAGTCCTCACGGTCGTCGGCACCCGGCCGGAGATCATCCGGCTCTCGCGCATCATCCCCAAACTGGATGAGCGGGTGGACCACATCCTCGTCCACACCGGTCAGAACCACGACCGGCAGCTGAACGACGTGTTCTTCGAGGACCTGGGCATCCGCCAGCCGGACCACTACCTGAACGTCGACACCTCGAGTCTCGGCGCCGTCATGGCAGAGACCATCCGCAAGAGCGAGACGATCTTCGCCGAGGTCGAACCCGACGCCGTCCTGATTCTCGGAGACACGAACAGTGCGATCGCCGCACTCGTCGCCAAACGGATGCACATCCCGACCTACCACATGGAGGCCGGGAACCGCTCCTTCGATGAGAACGTGCCGGAGGAGACCAACCGGCGGATGGTCGATCACGTCGCCGACTTCAACCTGGCCTATACCGAGCACGCGCGGCGGAACCTCCTTGCCGAGGGACTGCACCCGCGTCGCATTCTGGTCACCGGCTCTCCGATGAAAGAAGTCATCGACCACTACCTCCCCCGCATCGAGGGGTCTGACACTCTTGAGCGCCTCGGCGTCGCGCCCGGCGAGTTCTTCCTCGTCAGCGCCCACCGTCAGGAGAACGTCGACTCGCCGGAACGCCTTCGCGAACTGCTGGACGCCCTCGCGGCCGTTCGGGAGCGCTGGGGTCTGCCGGTGCTCGTCTCCACCCACCCACGCACCCGCAATCGTCTGGAGGCCCTCCCGTACTTCCAGGCGCTCGACGGTGTCCACTTCCACCCGCCATTCGGTTTCTTCGACTACTGCCAGTTGCAGCGCAGCGCGCGCTGCGTTCTGTCCGACAGCGGGACGATCAGCGAGGAGTCGGCCATCCTCGACTTCCCCGCCATCACCATCCGTGACTCGATGGAGCGCCCGGAAGCCCTGGACGCCGGAGCCATCGTGATGAGCGGGCTGAAGGCGGACGAGGTCATCGCCGCCATCGAAGAGGTGACCGAGGAGTCGGACATCGCCCGGGAGGTTCCGGCCGAGTACCTCGTAGGGAACAGCTCTCAGCGCGTCATCCGCTTCCTCCTGTCCACGATGGGCCGGCACCACGAATGGGCAGGAATCCGCCGCTGA
- a CDS encoding lysozyme — MHETFRILVALSAAAALSLGSPTGSLPAAASTPTPSPAPLSADAPTPTPTSTPAPTPAPSTPKPTTGAGEAVSADPPLATMNTARDHSMGSTIAANEPAAEGSRSQARTFSATGFPPGVPGLDVSGWQVLNASDWAAIAANGARFAYVKATESTDYVSSQFAEQYTDSFNAGLLHGAYHFATPNTSSGAAQANWFLDHGGQGTADGRTMPPLLDIEYNPYGATCYGLSPAAMVSWIYDFSQTVQARTGRQPAIYSTTNWWKLCTGNSAAFAANPLFIARYPNNISDGAGALPAGWSSYTLWQFASRGVFPGDQDVFNGSERDLQSFGLTSSLVRTVNNASVYLVSGANKYPVTNTSTLSTFSVLGQVGYVPQSYLDQFATQHAAGPIIRGQDGSIYFADSGIRLPFASCGLVSDYGGSCDPSGYVQLTATQTAAFALGPAVTPLMTSAGGPLFYVTGGKKHEVLDKVSLAQAGLTGSANSLSATALSFLAFGAPVVRDNVYAMTAGSSTGVLLIGGSASPIDPSAASLVGLPQLAVGTLQPASVAQLTAGTRFTGAFRSAADSSVTVISSNGLRPWAAGVGGASFTAVTAPAAAASAYSVTQPIQVGSAIMSPAGGTVYLVMPDDIRPVGSWDSLVALAGGGTPTIAVVPQSIIASLPSGPVALDPATLVRSPGNATVYLVNGVTSKIPFSTFDPATEAGFTKFSFTSDARLNAYPTSPDLLSFGLQCGSQRYVSAGGSVHALSSTTSSLYPLAFAPLDAFTCAIVPKGIDATAFVRTPDGSIYFLSGGKKHPITSLERFVQLSQGQPYLDVVNAFAAAIPTGAPA; from the coding sequence ATGCATGAGACTTTTCGCATTCTCGTTGCGCTGTCGGCTGCGGCGGCGCTCTCGCTGGGGTCGCCCACCGGCTCGCTCCCGGCAGCCGCGTCGACGCCGACGCCGTCCCCCGCACCGCTCTCGGCGGACGCGCCGACACCGACACCGACGAGCACACCAGCACCGACACCGGCGCCCAGCACCCCCAAGCCCACGACGGGAGCAGGTGAAGCCGTCTCTGCCGACCCGCCGCTCGCCACGATGAACACGGCGCGCGATCACAGCATGGGCTCGACCATCGCCGCGAACGAACCGGCCGCCGAGGGCTCGCGATCTCAAGCGCGCACCTTCAGCGCGACAGGGTTCCCACCCGGCGTCCCCGGCCTCGACGTCAGCGGCTGGCAAGTGCTCAACGCCAGCGACTGGGCCGCCATCGCGGCCAACGGCGCCCGGTTCGCCTACGTCAAGGCGACAGAGAGCACGGACTACGTGAGCAGCCAGTTCGCCGAGCAGTACACCGACTCGTTCAACGCCGGACTGCTCCACGGCGCTTATCACTTCGCGACTCCCAACACCTCCTCCGGGGCGGCCCAGGCCAACTGGTTCCTCGACCACGGCGGGCAGGGGACGGCCGACGGCCGCACCATGCCTCCTCTGCTCGACATCGAGTACAACCCGTACGGCGCGACCTGCTACGGACTTTCCCCGGCAGCCATGGTGTCGTGGATCTACGATTTCTCGCAGACCGTGCAGGCTCGAACCGGCCGCCAGCCCGCCATCTACTCGACGACCAACTGGTGGAAGCTCTGCACCGGCAACAGCGCGGCGTTCGCGGCGAACCCCCTCTTCATCGCCCGGTACCCCAACAACATCTCCGACGGCGCGGGCGCCCTTCCCGCCGGCTGGTCCTCGTACACGCTCTGGCAGTTCGCCAGCCGCGGAGTCTTCCCCGGAGACCAGGATGTGTTCAACGGCTCCGAGCGCGACCTCCAGAGCTTCGGACTGACATCGAGCCTCGTGCGGACGGTGAACAACGCATCGGTGTACCTCGTGTCCGGGGCGAACAAGTATCCGGTGACCAACACGAGCACTCTCAGCACCTTCAGCGTCCTCGGCCAGGTGGGATACGTCCCCCAATCCTACCTCGATCAGTTCGCCACGCAGCACGCGGCCGGCCCGATCATCCGCGGACAGGACGGAAGCATCTACTTCGCTGACTCCGGGATCAGGCTCCCGTTCGCTTCCTGCGGTCTCGTCTCCGATTACGGAGGCAGCTGCGACCCGAGCGGCTATGTCCAGCTCACGGCGACGCAAACCGCTGCTTTCGCGCTCGGACCCGCGGTGACGCCGCTCATGACGTCCGCGGGCGGCCCGCTCTTTTACGTCACCGGCGGTAAGAAGCACGAGGTGCTCGACAAAGTCTCGCTCGCGCAGGCGGGGCTCACCGGCAGCGCCAACAGCCTCTCCGCCACAGCCCTCTCCTTCCTCGCGTTCGGCGCACCGGTCGTCCGGGACAACGTCTACGCGATGACGGCGGGCAGCAGCACAGGGGTGCTTCTCATCGGGGGCAGCGCTTCCCCCATCGACCCGAGCGCGGCTTCCCTGGTCGGCCTGCCCCAGTTGGCGGTCGGAACCCTGCAACCGGCCAGTGTCGCGCAGCTGACTGCCGGGACTCGGTTCACCGGCGCGTTCCGGTCGGCGGCGGATTCGTCGGTGACGGTCATCTCCTCCAACGGCCTCCGCCCCTGGGCAGCCGGTGTCGGCGGAGCCTCGTTCACCGCGGTCACAGCCCCGGCGGCGGCGGCGAGCGCGTACTCGGTGACCCAGCCCATCCAGGTCGGCAGCGCGATCATGTCGCCCGCGGGAGGAACCGTCTATCTGGTCATGCCCGATGACATCCGGCCGGTCGGCTCCTGGGACTCGCTCGTCGCCCTGGCTGGCGGGGGAACGCCGACCATCGCCGTCGTCCCGCAGTCCATCATCGCCTCGCTCCCATCCGGGCCGGTGGCCCTCGACCCGGCGACACTGGTCAGGAGCCCCGGCAATGCCACTGTCTACCTCGTCAACGGCGTGACCAGCAAGATCCCCTTCTCCACGTTCGATCCGGCCACAGAAGCGGGCTTCACCAAATTCAGCTTCACGAGCGACGCGCGCCTGAACGCCTACCCGACTTCGCCGGACCTGCTCAGCTTCGGACTTCAGTGCGGCAGCCAGCGCTATGTGAGCGCGGGCGGCTCCGTCCACGCGCTCAGTTCCACGACGTCCAGCCTGTACCCGCTCGCATTCGCCCCGCTGGACGCCTTCACCTGCGCTATCGTTCCCAAAGGGATCGACGCGACCGCGTTCGTCCGCACCCCGGACGGTTCGATCTACTTCCTGAGCGGAGGCAAAAAACATCCGATCACCTCACTTGAGCGATTCGTGCAGCTCTCGCAAGGGCAACCGTATCTGGATGTGGTCAACGCCTTCGCCGCCGCCATACCGACCGGTGCGCCCGCTTGA